In Chitinophaga oryzae, the sequence TGTATTGCTGCAGCGACTCCCAGCTGGCCGTAAAAGGCCCCTGGGCTGTATACGGGGCCAGCGGCCCGCCGATGGATGCGCCTGCCTGCTTTGATAATAAATAAGCAGGAACAGTCAACCCCAGATATTTGATAAGTGATCTTCTATTCACAGTGGCAAATTTTATGTATGAAAGGGAAATAATATTGAAATCATCGCTTCCTGTTTTGCTGCGCGATGGCGGTGCGGGTTTTGCAGGTAGCAGCGGGATGTATGCTGCGGATCGAAGAGAAATTTTCCTGCAACAGCGTGGTAAGTTGGCAAACACTTCTCAAGCAGTCCCTGTTGCAGGAAAATATCCTGTGTGCATAACGTGGAATTCTATCTATATGCAATAAAATAAAAAAATGTCAATTTTACAATTATTTTTTTTCTGCCCGGCACACGTCTCCGGAATACGGTGACAATGCGAACAGCAGTGGATTCAGAGAGATTACCGGTTACCGGCAGCGGCTGATTTTTTCATCAGTGCCTCCGGCACGAAATTCAGGAAAGCGTGCAGATTGACACTATACTTTTTCTTGTCTACCTTATAATAAAATGCGCCTTTACGGGAACTGAGCTTGTCTTTGTCCGCCAGTCTCACCAACAGGCCGGTAGACAGGATCTTCCTGCTGAAATTGCCTTTATCGAAAGAGGTATTATAAACAGATTCGTATAGCTGTTGCAGTTGGGGCAGCGTAAACTTGGGAGGCAGCAGTTCCAGTAACAAAGGGTGCAGCGCAGCCTTATAGCGCAGCCGCTCCTTGGCCTGGTTCACCATCGCGTTGTGATCGAATATCAGCTCCGGGTGATGATTGATCGGGAACCACACGGCATGAAAATCTTCGTGCAGCTGCTTATATCGTTTGATATCAATCAGGGCCGTATACGCCACGGAGATGGTCCTTTCCACGCTGTCCCTGTCGGGCGAGCTGAAAGTATGTAATTGCTCCATATAGATGCCATCCAGCCCGGTAAGGTTTTTCAGCACGCGGGTAGCTGCATCTTCCGCACTTTCTTCTTCCTGCACAAAGCCGCCTACCAGGCTCCACTTCCCTTTGCACGGTTCGAAACCGCGCTGGATCAGCAGCAATTTTATTTCCTGTCCGTCGAAACCAAAAATGATGCAGTCAACAGCGACTAACAACCTTGTTTGCTGTGCATATCTCTTCATACAAAACAATTAGACAACAAAAGTACAAATCAGACCCCGAATCTCCATCTTCCTACCAAAAACGGATATACAGGGCGGAAATCAGCAACAGCGTGATAACAATCAACACGGTCGTAGCCTGTGATATCCTGAACATCGCCTTATCCAGCACAAAAGCCTTCGGATTGACCCGTGGCCCGGCCATACTGATGAGCACCATCACGATCATGGTAAACATAAACGCCAGTCCCATACAGATCAGGAAGGGGATCTCATATCCGCCGCTGCCATTGGGATAAGCCGTATACAGGAAATTCTCATGCCCCAATACCGCCGGCGCGAACTGATTGAAGAACACGCACAGGGTGAAACCGGTGATAATACCCGCCACGGCGGCCGCACCGGTAGTACGTTTCCAGAACATGCCCAAGAGGAACATGGCAAAAACACCCGGACTGATATACCCGGTATACTTCTGGATAAAGGTAAAGCCTCCTGCCCCACCGATACCCAGCAGGTCGTTCCAGGTAAAACCGATCGCCAGCAGCATAGCCACGATCACCACCCATCTGCCCGTCCATACCAGCTGCTTCTGGGAAGCCGTCCTGTTCATATATTTCTGGTAGATATCCAACGTAAAGATCGTGGAGATACTGTTGGCCTTTCCTGCCAACGACGCTACAATCGCGGCCGTCAGCGCCGCGATGGAAAGCCCTTTCAGGCCGGACGGCAAAAAGCCCAATATAGCTGCATAGGCGCCGTCTTTATTCTCCAGTCCGGGCAACTGCCCGTTTTTATGCAGTACATAGGCCGCAATGCCCGGCAGCATCACAATAATGGGCATCATGATTTTCAGCAGCCCGGCAAACAGGATACCGTTGCGCGCCGTCTGCAGATTAGCGCCCAGCGCGCGTTGCGTGATATACTGGTTACAGCCCCAATAGTTCAGGTTTACGATCCACTGCCCTGCTGCATACATCAGCACGCCCGGCAATACGAGGTATTTGTTGATGTACTCCTGGGAAGACGTAGCATCCGGTTTGTCCAGGATCATATGAAAATGGTCCGGCGCATCTTTCATCAGCGCCGTAAAACCCGCCAGCGCATTCCTTCCCAGCCCGAAATGTTCGCTCACCAACGTCAGCGCCATGTAAGTGGTGGCCAACCCGCCGATGATCAGCACGCTTACCTGTATCACGTCGGTATAGCCGATCACCTTCATGCCGCCCAGCGTGATCACAATGGCAAATACCGACAAGGCGATCATGACGATGTGCAGGTACTCCCCTCCCAGCAGGCCGTTGATGGCCAGCGCGCCCAGGTACAGGATGGAAGTGAGATTCACAAACACATATAAAAACAGCCAGAAAACCGCCATGATCAGCGCCACCGTTTCGTTGTACCTCGTCTTGAGGAACTGCGGCATGGTGTAGATCTTGTTCTTCAGGTAAATGGGAATAAACCAGACCGCGATGATGATGAGCGCGATGGCGGCAATCCATTCGTACGCCGCAACGGCGATGCCTACGAAGAAGCCGTCGCCGCTCATGCCGATAAACTGCTCCGCGGAGATGTTGGAAGCGATCAGCGAAGCGCCGATGGCCCACCAGGTCAGCGAACCCTCTGCAAGGAAAAAATCCTTGGCATCGGGGTTCGCTGTCTTCTTTTTCCTGTAGACCCAGTAGCCATAAACGGCTACGACGATAAAATAGGTAACGAATACAAGTATATCGTTGGCAGAAAGTACATTTTTCATAACGGGGAATGTGTCTGTTTAATAAGCGGCATCGTTCCAGCGCAACTCATTGCGGAAAGCCCTCAGCTCCGTATGTTTATCTATCAGCACCATTTCAATGCCCGCCATGTCGGCAAAATCCTGCAGGTGAACGGATGTCAGGTTCTGGCTGAAGCAGGTATGATGTGCGCCGCCGGCCAGTATCCATGCGGTGCAGGCTTTTTTCATGTCCGGGTAAGGCTTCCATAATACCCGTGCCACGGGCAGCTTCGGAAGATCGTGCGGTGGCGTTACCGCCTCCACTTCGTTCACCAGCAGCCGGAACCTGTTGCCCATGTCCACAAGCGATGCGTTGATGGCAGCACCTGCCGCAGTGTTAAATACCAGCCTTACCGGGTCCGCTTTACCGCCTATGCCCAGCGGATGTTTCTCGCAGGAAGGTTTACCCTCAGCGATGGACGCGCATATTTCCAGCATGTGCGCACCCAGCACCATGGGGTTTTGCGGATCAAAATGATAGGTATAATCTTCCATAAACGAATTGCCTCCCGGCAGGCCGCTGCCCATCACTTTCATGGCGCGCACCAGGGCAGCCGTCTTCCAGTCGCCCTCACCGGCAAAACCGTATCCTGCCTGCATGAGCCGTTGCACCGCAATGCCCGGCAACTGTATCATCCCGTGCAGGTCTTCAAACGTATCGGAGAAACCTTTATACTGGCCGTCTTCCAGGAAAGCTTTCAGCCCCAGCTCTATCCTGGCGGCATCTTTCAGGGCTGCATCGTTTAACAGCGCGGCACTGATCGTATAGGCGTCTGCGTACTCGTCCACCAGCGCCTTCACGGCATGGTCCGGAACGCTGTTGATCACGGCCACCAGGTCGCCGATGCCATGTGTGTTGCAGGCGAAACCGAATACGGATTCCGCTTCTACTTTATCGCCGTCGGTCACCGCCACATAGCGCATGTTGTCGCCAAAGCGGACGAAGCGCGCGCCCTGCCAGTCGTGCCAGCCGGCAGCCACGCGGGCCCAGGCGCCCAGTTCCCCCAGCACCTCCGGGTCTTTCCAGTGACCAGTGATCACTTTCCGGTTCATGCGCATGCGGCTCATCATAAATCCCAGCTCCCTGTCACCGTGCGCGCTCTGGTTGAGGTTCATGAAGTCCATGTCTATTTCGCTCCACGGGATATCCCTGTTGTACTGCGTATGCAGATGGCAGACCGGTTTCTTCAGGGCTTTCAGGCCCCGTATCCACATTTTGGCGGGAGAAAACGTGTGCATCCATACCACCACGCCGATACAGCCGGCCGCCGCATTGGCATCCATGCATACGGCATAAATCTCTTCGGGGGTGGTAACGATCGGTTTACAGACGACGGTAACGGGGATATGACTATCGTCATTCACGGCAGCGGCTATTTCCCGGCTGTGCTGAGCTACCTGTTGCAGGGCTGCTTCTCCGTATAAGTGCTGGCTTCCGGTCACCAGCCAGATCTCTAATTTCTTCAGATCGATCATACCATGTAGTTTATTGGCCGTAATACGAATCAGGGCCATGTTTGCGTTCGTAGTGTTTTTTTATCAGGGAATCTTTTAGTCTCGACGCGCGTAAGTTGATGGACTCCGTGAGGTAGGCCATCTGGGCGATGGACTCCAGTACCGCGCTGTTGTATACGGCCTTCGCCGGGGTGCTGCCCCAGGTAAAAGGCGCATGATTGCCTACAAGGACCATCTCCATGTCTTCATAGGTCAGGTTCCTTTCGGCTAAAGCGTTCATGATCTGAAAGCCGGTCTGGTATTCATAATTTCCGGCTATCAGTTCATCCGGCATGGGCGGAGCGCAGGGGATATCGAGGGTGTTATGGTCTGCATGGGTAGTCCCGTAAATGGGAATATCCCGCAGGCTCTGCGCCCAGGCGGTAGCGTAGGTAGAATGTGTATGCACAATACCGCCGATGTGCGCCCAGTGTTTATATAATACGGCATGGGTCAGCGTGTCGGACGAGGGGCGTAAATCCCCAGCCACCACTTTCCCGTCGAAGTCCACGATGACCATCTTATCGGGCGACAGCTCCGTATAGGGCACACCGCTGGGTTTGATGGCAAACACGCCGGCGTCCCTGTCTGCCGCGCTCACATTGCCAAAGGTAAATATAACGAGGCCCAGTGCGGGCAGCTGCATATTGGCTTCATAGGCCGCCTCGCGGATGGCCTGGTATTTCTGCGTACCCATCTTAATCGATATTCATGTTAGCGGTGAAAGCGCCCAGCGCTTTGTATTTACGGTACCTGTTTTCATATATGCCTGTCCGTTGTATATCGGGCGAATAAGTCGTTTCAAAGCCTTGTCCCATTGTTTCCATGGCGGCTTCCACTTTAGGGAAGATACCGGCGGCCGTAGCGGCGAACATGGCCGCGCCCAGGGCGCAGGTCTGTTCGGAACGGTGAATGCGTATAGGCATGCCCATTACATCGGCCATCATCTGCATGATAAAGGGTGATTTTTTGGCCACCCCGCCGATACCTATCAGTCCTTTTACCGGTACCCCTTCGCGCTCAAAGCGGTCCACGATGGCTTTGGCGCCAAAGCAGGTGGCTTCCGCCACGGCCCTGAATACCCTCGGTGCATCAGAAGCGAGGTTCAGGCCGGTGAGCGTACCTTTCAGCGACTGGTCGGCATCGGGCGTGCGGCGACCGTTTAACCAATCAATACCCCATTCGCTGTGTTCATCTGGTGTGATGGCCGCAGCCTGTTGAGACAGCTCCATGATCATCCTGCTGTTGGCCTCCTGTAACAGCGCGCTGTCATGCGGGAAAAGATGCCGCAGCGGCCATGACAATAAATTGCTGAACCAGGCATAGGCATCCCCGAAGGCCGATTGCCCGGCTTCCATCCCCATCATACCGGGGATCACGGAGCCAGGCACCTGTCCGCAGATACCTTTCACCAGCGTATCTTTCACTTCATCCAGCGGCGCCACCAGCATATCGCAGGTGGAGGTGCCCATTACCTTGCTGAGATGATAAGGCGCTATCTGTCCGCCTACAGCGCCCATATGCGCATCAAATCCACCGATGCCGATCACCACTGAAGTGCTCAGCCCGAGGCGTTCGGCCCATGCAGCAGAAAGATGCCCTGCCGCCTCGCCGGACGTATAGGTTGTAGTGAACAGCCGCCGGCTCACGTTCTGCAACAGCGGATCGATGGCCGCAAAGAAGCTGTCGGGCGGAAGGCCGCCAAAGGCTTCGGCATACAGCGCCTTATGGCCGGCGGAGCAGATGCCGCGTTTCAGTTGACTGGCGCGTGTGCCGCCTGTCAGCAGGAAAGGTATCCAGTCGCAATGCTCCACCCAGGTATAAGTAGCGTTTCTAACGTCTTCGTCTACACGCCATATGTGCAGCCATTTGGCCCAGAACCACTCCGACGAATAAACGCCGCCCACGAATCGCAGGTAGTTGCCCGGGAAGGCCGCAGCCACGGCATTGATCTCCGCCGCTTCGCGGATGGAGGTATGATCTTTCCACAACACGAACATGGCGTTGGGATTGTCTTTAAAGGCAGGCTGCATCGCCAGCGGCATACCGGTTTCATCTACCGCCACCGGCGTGCTGCCGGTCGTATCCACCGAGATGGCTTTTATATGCCGGGCCACCGCGCTGCCGGCCTGCTGCAGGCATTGCCGGATAGTGGTTTCCAGTCCTTCTATATAATCCAGCGGATGTTGCCGGAACTGGCTACGGGCGGCGTTGCAGTATAACCCATCCTTCCACCTTGGATAGTGAAACACCGCAGCCGCCACCTCCTGGCCATTGCGGGTATCTACGATTATGGACCGCACGGAATCAGTTCCAAAGTCAACACCTATTACAAAGGATTCGCTCATGTGATCAGGTTTCTTTTTTAGAATGCATACAGGTAGCCGGACTACGTGGTTACGTAGTCATCATCAGCCCCGGCAGCGGGTATTTATTGCAGTTCCAGTACCACCACAGAAAAAGGCGGCAGCTTGACGGTCAGCATATTGTTTTTCAGCACGGCGCCTTTGAAAGCTGCGGGTTTGAGCTTGTCCGGCTGCGTGAAGCTGTTATGGTCCTGCAGTTTGGCAGAGGAGAGTATGCGGCCTGCGACAGACTTATAGGCGGCCCCTGTCTGCACGGTTACTTCCTGTGGTTTGGAAGCATCGATATTAACCAGGGAGATATGGGTTACGCCCGATTTATCTTTGGAAGCGGAAGCCGATACCGCAGGCAGCTGCTCATTTTTGTAAGTATACTTGTTGCTTTGTACATCAATGGGGATGAGCGTTGCATCCTGATGCACCTTGTACATTTCCATGACATGGTAGGTAGGCGTCAGTATCAGCTGCTCTCCTTTCGTCAGCACTACTGCCTGCAGCACGTTGACAGTCTGCGCCAGGTTGGCCATCCGTACCCTGTCGGAATGGTTATGGAAGATATTTAAGGTCACGCCGGCGATCATGGCATCGCGCATGGTGTTTTGCTGGAAGAGGAAACCGGGGTTCGTGCCTGCTTCCACGTCATACCAGCCACCCCATTCGTCTACCACCAGCGCCACCTTTTTCTTCGGGTCGTATTTGTCCATGATAGCGGAGTGGCGGCGTACCAGCGTATCCATGAAACAAGCGCTGCGCATGGTCTGGAAATACTGTTCCTCTGAAAAATCTATTGCCGGTCCTTTTTTATTCCATTCGATGACCGAGTAATGATGCAAAGCCAGGCCATCCACCATGTGCAGCGGTATGTTTTTCATCAGTACTTCCGTCCAGTTATAGTCGGATGAATTGGCGCCGGAAGCTATTTTAAACAGGTGGCCGCTCATGAAGGTGGCGTACTTCCTGTAGATATCGGCATAATATTCCGGACGCATATTGCCGCCGCAGCCCCAGGCTTCGTTGCCAACGCCCCAGTACTGCACTTTCCACGGCTGTTGCCGACCGTTCTGCTGACGCAGGTCGGACATCGGGCTTTTACCGGAGAAGTTGACATACTGTACCCAGTCGGCCAGCTCCTGTACGGTACCACTGCCGACGTTGCCCGCCAGGTAAGGCTCTGTGCCCAGCTCCTCGCACATGTCCAGGAAATCGTGCGTGCCGAAACTGTTGTTTTCCGTAACGCCGCCCCACCAGGTGTTAACGATCGCAGGCCGTTTTTCCTTCGGGCCGATGCCGTCTTTCCAGTGATATGTATCAGCGAAACAACCGCCCGGCCAACGCAGGTTCGGAATTTTCAGCGCTTTTAACGCAGCGATAATGTCTTTCCTTACACCCTTAATATTGGGAATACGGGACGTGTCTCCCACATAGAAGCCGCCGTAAATACAATTACCCAGGTGTTCGGCAAAATGACCGTAAATATTTCGGTTGATCGTTTGTGTTGGCGCATCTGTATGGAACGTGACCTTATTTTGTGCCTGCAATGCCGGTGAAGCCGTCAGCAGCAACGATACGCCCATACAAACAGAACGGAACTTATTTTTCATGACGCGGAATTATAACGATAATTTGATTGATTGTTCCAAAGTAAAACAATATTTGTCAAATTTACAATTATAATTTTTCAAACAAAATACTACCGCTATGGGACCATTTTGACCACTTTGGACTTTTTCGTCCAGCCTCTCCCCTTTACCACCACTACATAAGTGCCTGTTTTCAGTGCTGCGCCTACGGCCAGGAGGTCTGCCGGCGACGGCTGGACTTTTACCATTACAGGCTTCCCGGAAGCGTCGATAATTGTAATCCGTTCTATTTTATCCTGTTTGCCGGCGGTAATGCGGAAGGTATTGGTAAAAGGGTTGGGATATACGTTCAGCTCATCGGCAGACGGACGGGCCATATCAGCGGTGGCAGCTGCCCCGGGCAAAGCCGCTGCGGGCAAAGCCACGCCGGTCATGGTCCATTGCTGGTTATAGCTGCTGCTGCCCGACCACTGCGCCAGGTCCGCGCCATTGGCCGTTTGCCCCAGTCCATCGAGATAGAGGCCGGTGGCCCGGTTTTTTAGTTTGATATAATTGCCGGTCGCTTCGGTTTTCCATTGCTGGTTGTAACTGCTGCTAAAACTCCACAGCCCGGCCACTGACCCGTCAGCCGTTCTTCCCAGCCCGTCGAGGTACAGTCCCGTAGCGCGGTTTTTCAGCCGTACATAACCGTCGGCGGCTTCCACGGTCCATTGTTGCGCATCACTGCCGCTATAACTCCACTGCCCTGTATTGGCGCCGTTGGCACTCCTGTACATGCCGTCCGCCAGCAGCCCGGTGGCGCGGTTAGCCAGCCGTACATAGCCCGGCGTAACGCCCGCAGCTTTCATAATGGTGGAAATAGTTTCCTGGTCCAGCACAACGCCGGTGCCACGGTCGTACATCTCTTTATTGATATCCCAGCAGATAGGAATAAGTCCCTTTGCTCTCGCCGAACTCACCAGGTAGTCGTAGAAATGCCACCGGGAAGCGTTGTGCAACGCCTGATCGGAAGGAGGATTAAGCGTTCTCCTGATGGCGGCGAACTCCCCGATGATCACGGGTATCCCCTTGTCGATGAACTTGGTTTTCATGAGGTCCAGCTGAGCGTCCATAAAACTCTCTTCGCCCCAGGTGGCGTTGCGGGAGGCGTCTGTAGTGGAATGGTAGTTGGCGCCCCAATAGTAGAACATCTTCCCCCAGGTTTCATCTTTGGTGATCAGCGTAAACTGGGCAGGCTCATAATAATGTATCTCCATCATCAACCGGTTGGCAATGGGATCAGTGGGCATGGTATTCATCAGGGTGTTCGTCTTATCGATATTGGTGGAAGGCCCCTGGATAACCAGCGTACGGGAACTGTTATTCCCCCCGGTGGCCCGCACGGCATTGATAAATGTCTGATGGTAAGACAACAGCACGGACATGCCGGTGGCATCGTTAACGGCGGGCTCGTTGGCGCTGGCAAACAGCAGGTGCTCGTTGTAGTTCTTAAAGGCGTTGGCGATCTGCGTCCAGTAACTTTGCTGTTTGGCATTCACCTGCGCCTGGGCGGCCGGGGTAACGTTGTTTTCCAGCCAGCCGTTGTCCCAGTGGATATTAACGATGATATAGAGGCTGTCGCGCATGCAGTAGTCCACCACTTCCTTTACGCGGGCCATCCACGCGGGGTCAATCACCCCGTTGGTACTGTGGCAGTCCCAGGCAACGGGCAGCCTGATGGTATTAAAGCCGGAAGCTTTCACGGCATCGATGGTGGTTTGCGTAACAACGCCGCCCCATGCGTTCTCGCCGCATATAGCTTCCAGCGTGTTACCAAGGTTCCAGCCCACTTTCATCTTACCGGCAATAGATTGCGCAGAGGGCAACTGGGCTGACAGTTGCAGACCTGCAAAAAGCAGGACCAGCAGCTGTACCGCTGTGCGGATACAACTGCGGACATAATGCCTGACATTTGTGCGTTGCATAATAAATTGGTTAAAGTTTGAGGATATTTATCAGAAAGACATCATTTTCACGGATGTCCATTGTCTGGGTAAAAGGCATATTTTCCTTTACAGCAATGATCGTACGGGCCACCGGCGCACCGCTATTTTGCTGCTTTATCTGCTCCACCTGTTGCCTGTTGAGCTGCGCAGGCTTACCCATCGACAAATAGGTGGTGTAAGCGTCGTTACTGCCGTAGCCCGTTTTATATAATTCCACCGCATACTGCCCGGCCGCCATGCCGGTAATGTTCAGCTGCAAATTCCCCTTTGTTTTTGACGGCAGATCGCGGATATAATAGCGTTGATTATGTACGGAGTCGCCCGGATGGGTATTGGTGAAATCCCACACCAACGCCTGTACGTTCCCTGAACTGTCACGGCATATCCAGGACGAAGTATCTTTGTTGGCCAGCTCTGTATGGCCCAGCCGGTTCAGCCACTGGTAAGCATAAAACACCGGCTTGTTGATACCCTGGATGGTCAGCATCCCAAAACCGCCATGGAAAGGCGTAAACCGCGGCCCCGGCTCTTCAAAAATATCGGTGAACACCCAATAGGACATCGAGTTGGCAGCACTGCCCACCTGCTTCAATTTCTGCAACACATAGGCTGCCTCATGATAGCTGTCGTGAACAGGATCGGCAGGCGTATACGAAGCGCTCCATTCGGTATAATGCAACTCCAGTCCCGGCATCTTCGAGGCCGTAATTTCAGCGCGCGATTGCAATACCTCGCCGC encodes:
- a CDS encoding NUDIX hydrolase, translated to MKRYAQQTRLLVAVDCIIFGFDGQEIKLLLIQRGFEPCKGKWSLVGGFVQEEESAEDAATRVLKNLTGLDGIYMEQLHTFSSPDRDSVERTISVAYTALIDIKRYKQLHEDFHAVWFPINHHPELIFDHNAMVNQAKERLRYKAALHPLLLELLPPKFTLPQLQQLYESVYNTSFDKGNFSRKILSTGLLVRLADKDKLSSRKGAFYYKVDKKKYSVNLHAFLNFVPEALMKKSAAAGNR
- a CDS encoding sodium:solute symporter family transporter, which translates into the protein MKNVLSANDILVFVTYFIVVAVYGYWVYRKKKTANPDAKDFFLAEGSLTWWAIGASLIASNISAEQFIGMSGDGFFVGIAVAAYEWIAAIALIIIAVWFIPIYLKNKIYTMPQFLKTRYNETVALIMAVFWLFLYVFVNLTSILYLGALAINGLLGGEYLHIVMIALSVFAIVITLGGMKVIGYTDVIQVSVLIIGGLATTYMALTLVSEHFGLGRNALAGFTALMKDAPDHFHMILDKPDATSSQEYINKYLVLPGVLMYAAGQWIVNLNYWGCNQYITQRALGANLQTARNGILFAGLLKIMMPIIVMLPGIAAYVLHKNGQLPGLENKDGAYAAILGFLPSGLKGLSIAALTAAIVASLAGKANSISTIFTLDIYQKYMNRTASQKQLVWTGRWVVIVAMLLAIGFTWNDLLGIGGAGGFTFIQKYTGYISPGVFAMFLLGMFWKRTTGAAAVAGIITGFTLCVFFNQFAPAVLGHENFLYTAYPNGSGGYEIPFLICMGLAFMFTMIVMVLISMAGPRVNPKAFVLDKAMFRISQATTVLIVITLLLISALYIRFW
- the araA gene encoding L-arabinose isomerase codes for the protein MALIRITANKLHGMIDLKKLEIWLVTGSQHLYGEAALQQVAQHSREIAAAVNDDSHIPVTVVCKPIVTTPEEIYAVCMDANAAAGCIGVVVWMHTFSPAKMWIRGLKALKKPVCHLHTQYNRDIPWSEIDMDFMNLNQSAHGDRELGFMMSRMRMNRKVITGHWKDPEVLGELGAWARVAAGWHDWQGARFVRFGDNMRYVAVTDGDKVEAESVFGFACNTHGIGDLVAVINSVPDHAVKALVDEYADAYTISAALLNDAALKDAARIELGLKAFLEDGQYKGFSDTFEDLHGMIQLPGIAVQRLMQAGYGFAGEGDWKTAALVRAMKVMGSGLPGGNSFMEDYTYHFDPQNPMVLGAHMLEICASIAEGKPSCEKHPLGIGGKADPVRLVFNTAAGAAINASLVDMGNRFRLLVNEVEAVTPPHDLPKLPVARVLWKPYPDMKKACTAWILAGGAHHTCFSQNLTSVHLQDFADMAGIEMVLIDKHTELRAFRNELRWNDAAY
- the araD gene encoding L-ribulose-5-phosphate 4-epimerase AraD, producing MGTQKYQAIREAAYEANMQLPALGLVIFTFGNVSAADRDAGVFAIKPSGVPYTELSPDKMVIVDFDGKVVAGDLRPSSDTLTHAVLYKHWAHIGGIVHTHSTYATAWAQSLRDIPIYGTTHADHNTLDIPCAPPMPDELIAGNYEYQTGFQIMNALAERNLTYEDMEMVLVGNHAPFTWGSTPAKAVYNSAVLESIAQMAYLTESINLRASRLKDSLIKKHYERKHGPDSYYGQ
- a CDS encoding ribulokinase, giving the protein MSESFVIGVDFGTDSVRSIIVDTRNGQEVAAAVFHYPRWKDGLYCNAARSQFRQHPLDYIEGLETTIRQCLQQAGSAVARHIKAISVDTTGSTPVAVDETGMPLAMQPAFKDNPNAMFVLWKDHTSIREAAEINAVAAAFPGNYLRFVGGVYSSEWFWAKWLHIWRVDEDVRNATYTWVEHCDWIPFLLTGGTRASQLKRGICSAGHKALYAEAFGGLPPDSFFAAIDPLLQNVSRRLFTTTYTSGEAAGHLSAAWAERLGLSTSVVIGIGGFDAHMGAVGGQIAPYHLSKVMGTSTCDMLVAPLDEVKDTLVKGICGQVPGSVIPGMMGMEAGQSAFGDAYAWFSNLLSWPLRHLFPHDSALLQEANSRMIMELSQQAAAITPDEHSEWGIDWLNGRRTPDADQSLKGTLTGLNLASDAPRVFRAVAEATCFGAKAIVDRFEREGVPVKGLIGIGGVAKKSPFIMQMMADVMGMPIRIHRSEQTCALGAAMFAATAAGIFPKVEAAMETMGQGFETTYSPDIQRTGIYENRYRKYKALGAFTANMNID
- a CDS encoding alpha-N-arabinofuranosidase, with protein sequence MKNKFRSVCMGVSLLLTASPALQAQNKVTFHTDAPTQTINRNIYGHFAEHLGNCIYGGFYVGDTSRIPNIKGVRKDIIAALKALKIPNLRWPGGCFADTYHWKDGIGPKEKRPAIVNTWWGGVTENNSFGTHDFLDMCEELGTEPYLAGNVGSGTVQELADWVQYVNFSGKSPMSDLRQQNGRQQPWKVQYWGVGNEAWGCGGNMRPEYYADIYRKYATFMSGHLFKIASGANSSDYNWTEVLMKNIPLHMVDGLALHHYSVIEWNKKGPAIDFSEEQYFQTMRSACFMDTLVRRHSAIMDKYDPKKKVALVVDEWGGWYDVEAGTNPGFLFQQNTMRDAMIAGVTLNIFHNHSDRVRMANLAQTVNVLQAVVLTKGEQLILTPTYHVMEMYKVHQDATLIPIDVQSNKYTYKNEQLPAVSASASKDKSGVTHISLVNIDASKPQEVTVQTGAAYKSVAGRILSSAKLQDHNSFTQPDKLKPAAFKGAVLKNNMLTVKLPPFSVVVLELQ
- a CDS encoding cellulase family glycosylhydrolase; the encoded protein is MQRTNVRHYVRSCIRTAVQLLVLLFAGLQLSAQLPSAQSIAGKMKVGWNLGNTLEAICGENAWGGVVTQTTIDAVKASGFNTIRLPVAWDCHSTNGVIDPAWMARVKEVVDYCMRDSLYIIVNIHWDNGWLENNVTPAAQAQVNAKQQSYWTQIANAFKNYNEHLLFASANEPAVNDATGMSVLLSYHQTFINAVRATGGNNSSRTLVIQGPSTNIDKTNTLMNTMPTDPIANRLMMEIHYYEPAQFTLITKDETWGKMFYYWGANYHSTTDASRNATWGEESFMDAQLDLMKTKFIDKGIPVIIGEFAAIRRTLNPPSDQALHNASRWHFYDYLVSSARAKGLIPICWDINKEMYDRGTGVVLDQETISTIMKAAGVTPGYVRLANRATGLLADGMYRSANGANTGQWSYSGSDAQQWTVEAADGYVRLKNRATGLYLDGLGRTADGSVAGLWSFSSSYNQQWKTEATGNYIKLKNRATGLYLDGLGQTANGADLAQWSGSSSYNQQWTMTGVALPAAALPGAAATADMARPSADELNVYPNPFTNTFRITAGKQDKIERITIIDASGKPVMVKVQPSPADLLAVGAALKTGTYVVVVKGRGWTKKSKVVKMVP